One region of Desulfomicrobium macestii genomic DNA includes:
- a CDS encoding DUF2184 domain-containing protein: MFTYDRRTVDAAGAFLVGELERLDQTLHLPLHSVTWPRDIDLREDVTMADESSSFTVTTFAAAGGISPNGKNWVGQKTTAIPGIAVDIGKTPSPLHLWAMELGWSLVELEAAQKVGRPLDTQKYEGMKIKYNMDVDEQIYIGDDQVGAVGLCTNPAVHAENSTLDWNAPTTTSKMILDDINDLINTAWERSGYAVVPDQLRLSPRKFTRLLQPATEAGSQSLLRYIAEQCISNTQNGRPLEIHPLKWLTGRGAAGKDRTVVYSRRPEYVRFPLVPLQKTPLEHRGISQLTVYFGKIGHVEFVYPETLAYQDGD, encoded by the coding sequence ATGTTTACCTATGACAGACGCACTGTAGATGCAGCCGGGGCCTTCCTGGTCGGAGAGCTTGAACGCCTCGACCAGACGCTGCACCTCCCCCTGCATTCGGTCACGTGGCCCCGCGACATCGATTTGCGCGAAGACGTGACCATGGCTGATGAATCCTCTTCCTTCACCGTGACCACATTCGCGGCCGCCGGTGGTATTTCCCCGAACGGCAAGAACTGGGTCGGACAGAAGACCACGGCCATTCCTGGTATCGCGGTCGATATCGGCAAGACGCCCTCTCCTTTGCACCTGTGGGCCATGGAGCTCGGGTGGAGCCTGGTGGAGCTGGAAGCAGCCCAGAAGGTCGGCCGCCCTCTCGATACCCAGAAGTACGAGGGCATGAAGATCAAGTACAACATGGACGTGGATGAACAGATCTACATCGGTGACGACCAGGTCGGTGCCGTGGGCCTGTGCACTAACCCTGCGGTCCATGCTGAAAACTCTACCCTGGACTGGAACGCTCCCACGACCACTTCCAAGATGATCCTTGATGACATCAACGACCTGATCAACACGGCATGGGAGCGCAGCGGGTACGCGGTCGTCCCGGACCAGCTTCGGCTTTCGCCGCGCAAGTTCACCAGGCTCCTCCAGCCCGCGACTGAAGCAGGGAGCCAGAGCCTTCTGCGGTACATTGCGGAACAGTGCATTTCCAACACCCAGAACGGACGGCCCCTGGAAATCCACCCACTCAAGTGGCTGACCGGCCGAGGCGCTGCTGGCAAAGATCGCACCGTGGTCTACAGCCGCCGCCCCGAATACGTCCGCTTCCCCCTGGTGCCCCTGCAGAAGACCCCGCTTGAGCATCGCGGCATCAGCCAGTTGACCGTCTACTTCGGCAAGATCGGCCATGTGGAATTCGTCTACCCTGAAACCTTGGCCTACCAGGACGGGGATTAA
- a CDS encoding phage protein, whose product MGAYSFLDVQAALEGPGGSFQLGSGSGNAEEGIVIEPAGDKNIMTVGADGSVMHSLRGDKSGTVTVTLLRTSPVNAQLQNLYNYQTGSSQNHGRNTIAIRNAQSGDAVTCTQVAFAKMPSNPYAVDGGKLAWTFHAGQISTVLGSGTPEII is encoded by the coding sequence ATGGGAGCGTACAGCTTTTTGGATGTCCAGGCAGCCCTGGAAGGCCCTGGAGGATCGTTTCAACTTGGCAGCGGGTCCGGCAATGCCGAGGAAGGCATCGTCATCGAGCCCGCAGGCGACAAGAACATTATGACCGTGGGTGCGGATGGCTCGGTGATGCATAGCCTTCGCGGGGACAAGTCGGGCACTGTGACGGTTACGCTTTTGCGGACCAGCCCGGTCAATGCCCAGCTGCAGAACCTCTACAACTACCAGACCGGATCCAGCCAGAACCACGGGCGGAACACGATTGCAATCCGCAATGCCCAGTCCGGAGATGCCGTCACCTGCACACAGGTGGCCTTCGCTAAGATGCCCTCGAACCCGTACGCGGTCGACGGCGGGAAGCTGGCCTGGACATTCCACGCGGGCCAGATCTCCACGGTCCTTGGCTCTGGAACGCCGGAAATCATCTAG
- a CDS encoding structural cement protein Gp24: protein MPVFTERMPAGFPGNISRQADAQVEPTVAASAIAFGGPVQLDAAGKIVAATVEAKGVYGFLARPFPFQARALADNALGGGGIEAGQIGDVMRSGYMSVKMSAAETSTPVKGTPVKVVFTATGSFVVGDIAMSQGVAVPGCIFMGAPDASGNVEIAFNI from the coding sequence ATGCCTGTATTTACTGAACGTATGCCTGCCGGATTCCCCGGCAACATCTCCCGCCAGGCGGACGCCCAGGTCGAACCGACTGTGGCCGCTTCCGCCATTGCTTTCGGCGGCCCTGTCCAGCTGGACGCGGCCGGAAAGATCGTGGCGGCCACTGTCGAGGCCAAAGGCGTTTACGGCTTCTTAGCCCGCCCGTTCCCTTTTCAGGCTCGTGCGCTTGCCGACAACGCCCTGGGTGGCGGCGGCATCGAGGCCGGACAGATCGGAGACGTGATGCGCTCCGGCTACATGTCGGTGAAGATGTCCGCTGCCGAGACTTCGACGCCGGTCAAGGGCACGCCCGTCAAGGTCGTGTTTACGGCTACGGGAAGCTTCGTCGTCGGGGATATCGCCATGTCCCAGGGCGTGGCCGTGCCCGGGTGCATCTTCATGGGCGCGCCCGATGCTTCGGGTAATGTCGAAATCGCCTTCAACATCTAA
- a CDS encoding phage tail assembly chaperone: MEFSVKDRVFRAGKMDAFQQLHVVRRLAPCLGKLAGLAGSDLELKKDDAGNVVDVAGDIGPVVSSLAEAVAALSDADAEYVINACLEAAECKNPGGGWAPVRKGGTTMYSLSLPAMLTISAKVMAVNLSDFFADLPSLSGLGGMLRKMSHG; the protein is encoded by the coding sequence ATGGAATTTAGCGTTAAGGATAGGGTTTTTCGGGCCGGAAAGATGGATGCCTTTCAGCAGCTGCACGTGGTGCGCAGGCTGGCCCCTTGCCTCGGCAAGCTGGCCGGCCTGGCTGGAAGTGATCTTGAGCTCAAGAAGGATGATGCCGGGAACGTCGTGGACGTGGCCGGAGACATCGGGCCGGTTGTCTCCTCGCTTGCCGAGGCCGTGGCCGCATTGTCCGACGCGGACGCGGAGTACGTGATCAACGCGTGCCTTGAGGCGGCTGAATGCAAGAACCCGGGTGGCGGCTGGGCTCCTGTCCGAAAAGGCGGGACGACGATGTACAGCCTGTCTTTGCCCGCAATGCTGACCATCTCGGCCAAGGTCATGGCGGTGAATCTGTCTGATTTTTTCGCCGACCTGCCCTCCCTTTCCGGCCTGGGGGGGATGCTCCGGAAGATGTCACATGGGTGA
- a CDS encoding phage baseplate protein, whose translation MSMSQSQEPVLIRPRRSLGELFPDVVVEESHEDSLQITEHPVEQGASINDHAFRMAEKVTIRGGVSDARESDSGGRPSVEFYEQLLELQRSREPFDIITGKRAYKNMLLERLSVITDPDSEAVLAFVAECREVIIVKTRVATVPRSRQRSASKTGGTEDKGQKQPQKRQSMLKGGLG comes from the coding sequence ATGAGCATGTCGCAGAGCCAGGAGCCCGTTCTGATCCGCCCCCGCCGATCCCTGGGGGAGCTGTTCCCCGACGTGGTCGTCGAGGAGTCCCACGAGGACAGCCTGCAGATCACGGAGCACCCGGTGGAACAGGGCGCAAGCATCAATGACCACGCGTTCCGGATGGCTGAAAAGGTGACGATTCGGGGCGGCGTCTCCGATGCTCGGGAGTCCGACAGCGGCGGCCGTCCAAGCGTCGAGTTTTATGAACAGCTCCTGGAGCTGCAGCGCAGCCGCGAGCCCTTCGATATCATCACCGGCAAGCGGGCGTACAAGAACATGCTCCTGGAGCGCCTGAGCGTGATCACGGACCCAGATTCCGAGGCGGTTCTGGCGTTCGTGGCCGAGTGCCGGGAAGTGATCATCGTCAAGACAAGGGTGGCCACTGTCCCGAGGAGCCGCCAACGCTCTGCCTCCAAGACGGGTGGCACCGAGGATAAGGGTCAGAAGCAGCCCCAGAAGCGGCAAAGCATGCTCAAGGGAGGGCTGGGCTGA
- a CDS encoding phage baseplate plug family protein, with amino-acid sequence MARSYYTIPLAPEPQSFGITLAGTEYRLRVRWFEAEEGGWHLDILSQDGASAILAGVPLTTGCDLLEQHAYLGLGGELWVDSSLPPTLENLGDGADLVFVVEEA; translated from the coding sequence ATGGCAAGATCCTATTACACGATCCCCTTGGCTCCGGAGCCGCAAAGCTTCGGCATCACGCTGGCCGGGACGGAATACCGCCTGCGGGTGCGATGGTTCGAGGCAGAGGAAGGCGGCTGGCACCTGGATATTTTGAGCCAAGACGGGGCCTCTGCCATTCTGGCCGGGGTCCCTCTTACGACCGGCTGCGACCTGCTCGAACAGCACGCCTATTTGGGGCTTGGCGGCGAACTCTGGGTGGATTCATCGCTCCCACCTACGCTTGAAAACCTTGGCGACGGCGCGGACCTGGTCTTTGTTGTGGAGGAAGCGTGA
- a CDS encoding phage protein, which produces MTEQKAPEAGRQWLRECSLVVAGSNGQGLELGELRVVFKVSKGAVETPNSAEIRVYNPSEATANSIRREFSQVVLQAGYQGGFGIIFSGNIRQVRRGRENGTDTWLEIIAADGDWAYNYAVVNTTLAAGSTPADRMKVCQGAFSEKGVQEGHMTDPGGNGLPRGKVMYGMARKHMRDAASGSGCEWSFQDGKVQVVKASGYLPGEAVVLTHETGLIGTPEQTNEGIKVRCLLNPSLRIGGRIKLDNKSVQQVKTDLKMRALYPPRLDHDGLYRILRLDFVGDTRGNDWYADALCIGLDDTSYLPLDMVR; this is translated from the coding sequence GTGACCGAACAGAAGGCCCCAGAAGCTGGACGCCAGTGGCTGCGCGAATGCTCCCTGGTTGTAGCCGGGAGTAATGGGCAAGGCCTTGAACTTGGCGAGTTGCGCGTGGTTTTTAAGGTGTCGAAGGGGGCTGTCGAGACCCCGAACAGCGCAGAGATCCGCGTCTACAATCCGTCCGAGGCCACGGCCAACTCCATCCGCAGAGAGTTTTCCCAAGTGGTGCTTCAAGCCGGGTACCAGGGCGGCTTCGGCATCATCTTTTCCGGAAACATCAGGCAGGTCCGCCGGGGCCGCGAAAACGGCACGGACACCTGGCTTGAAATCATCGCGGCGGACGGGGACTGGGCTTACAACTACGCCGTGGTCAATACCACTTTGGCGGCCGGGAGCACGCCGGCAGATCGTATGAAAGTCTGCCAGGGCGCATTCTCCGAGAAAGGCGTCCAGGAAGGTCACATGACAGACCCAGGGGGCAACGGGTTGCCGCGCGGGAAGGTCATGTACGGGATGGCCCGTAAACATATGAGGGATGCCGCCAGTGGCTCCGGGTGCGAATGGTCCTTCCAGGACGGCAAGGTTCAGGTCGTGAAGGCGTCCGGATATCTCCCCGGAGAGGCCGTAGTCTTGACGCACGAGACCGGCCTGATCGGGACACCTGAGCAGACCAACGAGGGAATCAAAGTCCGCTGCCTGCTCAACCCTTCGCTGCGCATCGGCGGACGGATCAAGCTCGACAACAAGAGCGTGCAGCAGGTCAAGACTGACCTGAAGATGCGCGCCCTTTATCCGCCGCGCCTGGATCATGATGGACTGTACCGGATCCTGCGCTTGGACTTTGTCGGGGATACGCGCGGAAACGATTGGTACGCCGACGCCCTGTGTATCGGCCTGGATGACACCTCTTACCTCCCTTTGGATATGGTGCGCTGA
- a CDS encoding Gp138 family membrane-puncturing spike protein, which yields MDRRERIEDPVEGLRAALDGKQAEMWTALPGLVESFDPQAMTVAVQPAIQGMQENEAGKALAVNLPLLVDVPVVFPSGGGFTLTHPIKPGDACLVVFASRCIDGWWQSGGVAQTPDSRMHDLSDGFALVGPRARAKTLSPAVDTQRVQLRTDDGQAHVTMAPDYTILAQNPAAKVELSPGGDVTMEASTSINLTAPVVNIQANSLSMSGLGGGDSQASFTGSISSTGDQVAGGISQMGHRHGDTQPGSGTTGVPQ from the coding sequence ATGGACCGCAGAGAACGAATCGAGGATCCGGTTGAAGGCCTGAGGGCCGCCCTTGATGGCAAGCAGGCAGAAATGTGGACGGCGCTGCCCGGGCTGGTGGAGTCGTTCGACCCCCAGGCCATGACTGTGGCCGTGCAGCCAGCTATCCAGGGCATGCAGGAAAACGAGGCTGGCAAAGCCTTGGCTGTCAATCTCCCGCTCTTGGTCGATGTCCCGGTGGTGTTTCCTTCCGGGGGCGGGTTCACGCTGACGCACCCGATCAAGCCCGGGGACGCCTGCCTGGTCGTCTTCGCGAGTCGATGCATTGACGGGTGGTGGCAAAGCGGCGGTGTCGCTCAGACTCCGGACAGCCGCATGCACGATCTTTCTGATGGATTCGCCCTGGTCGGCCCCAGGGCCAGGGCCAAGACTCTTTCTCCCGCCGTGGACACGCAGCGCGTTCAGTTGCGGACCGATGACGGCCAGGCGCACGTCACCATGGCCCCAGACTACACTATCCTTGCCCAGAACCCGGCCGCGAAGGTCGAGCTCTCCCCCGGCGGCGACGTGACCATGGAGGCGTCCACAAGCATCAATTTGACGGCTCCCGTCGTCAACATTCAGGCGAACAGCCTGTCCATGTCCGGGCTTGGTGGCGGGGATTCACAGGCGAGCTTTACGGGCAGCATTTCGAGCACCGGCGACCAGGTGGCCGGCGGGATCAGCCAGATGGGACACCGACACGGCGACACGCAGCCGGGTAGCGGAACGACGGGGGTGCCGCAATGA
- a CDS encoding phage tail tape measure protein, whose amino-acid sequence MSTGGVIAEFLASVGFRADEQSLKSSLTRVAAFGVAVKLAAAGIFAGMVKVATAESEMALQAEKLGTTTDRLEELGYVAEQSGSSLDAVTRSMEALVSRNPRIRDAAKALEVVGNRMRGMSEVQRKLFADRMGIDRTLIPMLTSDVSELREEFRKMYAVAGTDAKQAAEASKGFLAELAKLKTVATMLTKAVAVTFIGRMRRDLVDLRKVVVENFGRIRRVMEFLISIVLRVSSVISAFVYRAVKVISGLVDWFDRLDDGQQRLVLGLVGLVAAWKLLNLGFLATPMGMIITGLLGIIALVDDYLTFMEGGESYFDWSPWAATIDQVVQILKPLAGLLLELGKGAIAAIASALETMRETLGRVIRSAQLLADILIALFHGDLAAAIEAGKALFLNLADTALGAFQGLAGAVLAIFEGMWSGVEQNFPDFAGWASAAAQSITGILGQAVDWVRSKIAGLMEWMPDWVKDKAGLSAMAEASLSVQATSAPALAPAPSQAAVMEGAAARNMELHAKTDIHITTSDPVVAGERAAAKQGQVNADMVRHMRGAAR is encoded by the coding sequence ATGAGCACAGGCGGAGTCATCGCCGAATTCCTAGCCTCCGTGGGCTTCAGAGCTGACGAGCAGTCGCTGAAATCGTCGCTGACGAGGGTCGCGGCTTTCGGTGTGGCTGTGAAGCTCGCGGCGGCCGGGATCTTTGCCGGGATGGTGAAGGTGGCCACGGCAGAGTCTGAGATGGCCCTGCAGGCGGAAAAGCTCGGTACCACGACGGATAGGCTGGAAGAGCTGGGCTATGTGGCCGAGCAATCCGGGTCCAGCCTGGACGCCGTGACCAGGAGCATGGAGGCCTTGGTTTCTCGCAATCCTCGAATCAGGGACGCGGCCAAGGCGCTGGAGGTTGTCGGGAATCGCATGCGCGGCATGTCCGAAGTGCAGCGCAAGCTTTTTGCCGACCGGATGGGTATCGACCGGACCCTGATCCCCATGTTGACGTCGGATGTCTCGGAGCTCCGGGAGGAATTCCGGAAGATGTACGCCGTGGCCGGGACGGACGCCAAGCAGGCTGCGGAAGCCTCTAAGGGCTTTCTGGCTGAGCTGGCCAAGCTGAAAACGGTGGCCACCATGCTGACCAAGGCCGTGGCTGTGACGTTTATCGGGCGCATGCGTCGCGACCTGGTGGACCTGCGCAAGGTCGTGGTCGAGAACTTCGGGCGGATCCGTCGGGTGATGGAGTTCTTGATCAGCATCGTCCTTCGCGTGTCGTCGGTGATCAGCGCCTTTGTTTACCGCGCCGTCAAGGTAATCTCCGGCCTGGTCGATTGGTTCGACCGCCTGGACGATGGCCAGCAGCGCCTGGTGCTTGGGCTGGTGGGCCTGGTTGCGGCCTGGAAGCTCCTGAATCTTGGCTTTCTGGCCACGCCTATGGGCATGATCATCACCGGGCTCCTAGGGATCATCGCCCTGGTGGACGACTACCTGACCTTCATGGAGGGCGGGGAAAGCTATTTCGATTGGTCTCCCTGGGCTGCGACCATTGACCAGGTCGTTCAAATTTTGAAGCCGCTGGCGGGCTTGCTGCTCGAACTCGGCAAGGGTGCCATTGCGGCCATCGCTTCCGCCTTGGAGACGATGCGCGAGACCTTGGGGCGCGTGATCCGGTCCGCCCAGCTTCTGGCGGACATCCTGATCGCCTTGTTCCACGGCGACCTGGCGGCGGCCATAGAGGCCGGAAAAGCGCTCTTCTTGAACCTGGCTGACACGGCCCTTGGCGCGTTCCAAGGTTTGGCCGGTGCGGTTCTCGCCATCTTTGAAGGCATGTGGTCCGGAGTCGAACAGAACTTCCCCGACTTCGCCGGGTGGGCAAGCGCTGCTGCGCAGTCCATCACGGGCATCTTGGGGCAGGCTGTCGACTGGGTGCGAAGCAAGATTGCGGGGCTCATGGAGTGGATGCCCGACTGGGTCAAGGACAAGGCCGGCCTTTCGGCCATGGCCGAAGCGTCCCTTTCGGTGCAGGCCACCAGCGCCCCGGCCCTTGCCCCGGCCCCGTCCCAGGCGGCGGTCATGGAGGGGGCAGCGGCCCGGAACATGGAGCTGCACGCCAAGACGGACATTCACATTACGACCTCCGACCCGGTTGTGGCCGGAGAGCGCGCGGCGGCAAAGCAGGGTCAGGTCAACGCTGACATGGTGCGCCACATGAGAGGGGCGGCAAGATGA
- a CDS encoding DUF3383 domain-containing protein has product MAQNALSVDRVVKVTVNLQPLAAARRNFGVLCIVGASDVIDHVERIRLYTGISGIADDFGVQSPEYAAAELFFSQSPKPSILAIGKWVKTPSPAYLKGGLVADADLDASAWNTILNGSLGLVINGAGATVTGLDFTGQTNMNGIASVISAALAVEGAACEWTGASFVISSVTAGDGQTIGFAQATGTGTDLSARMALTEELALPLVAGMDAETPLECAAALADASGDWYGLTFAETLADDEHIAVAGFVEASSKSRIYMTTITNSRVLSSTVTDDLASRLKALSRLRTFVQYSRNKYAACSAAGRAFTVNFNANRSTITLKFKQEPGVVAEGLTETQAQALASKRCNVFVRYDNDTAILQEGVMANGAFFDEVHGLDWLQNAIQTECYNLLYQSKTKIPQTDAGVNQIVTTISKVLAEAVNNGLVAPGTWNADGFGQLQRGDYLPSGWYIYAQPIDEQPQSEREQRKAPPIQVAVKLAGAVHFVDVQVDVNR; this is encoded by the coding sequence ATGGCTCAAAACGCATTATCCGTGGACCGCGTCGTCAAGGTGACGGTCAACCTGCAGCCGCTTGCGGCGGCCCGCCGTAACTTCGGCGTCTTGTGTATTGTGGGGGCAAGCGACGTCATTGACCACGTCGAGAGAATCCGCCTCTACACCGGCATCTCCGGCATTGCCGACGACTTCGGGGTACAGTCTCCCGAATATGCGGCTGCCGAACTGTTCTTTTCGCAGAGCCCCAAGCCTTCGATCCTGGCCATCGGCAAATGGGTCAAGACTCCGAGCCCGGCGTACCTCAAGGGCGGCCTGGTTGCGGACGCGGATCTGGACGCCAGCGCATGGAACACGATCCTCAACGGCAGCCTGGGGCTTGTGATCAATGGCGCCGGGGCGACGGTGACGGGCCTGGACTTCACCGGACAGACCAACATGAACGGCATTGCATCCGTTATTTCCGCAGCCTTGGCGGTGGAGGGCGCGGCCTGCGAATGGACGGGAGCCAGCTTCGTCATCTCCTCGGTCACGGCTGGTGACGGGCAGACGATAGGGTTCGCCCAGGCCACCGGGACCGGAACAGACCTGTCCGCGCGCATGGCCCTGACTGAAGAGCTCGCCTTGCCCCTGGTGGCCGGGATGGACGCGGAAACCCCGCTGGAATGCGCGGCCGCCCTGGCTGATGCTTCTGGCGACTGGTACGGCCTGACCTTTGCGGAAACCCTCGCCGATGACGAGCATATAGCTGTGGCCGGGTTTGTGGAAGCCAGCTCCAAGAGCCGGATCTACATGACGACCATCACGAACAGCCGGGTGCTTTCGTCCACGGTAACAGATGACCTTGCCTCCCGCCTGAAGGCGCTGTCCCGCCTGCGCACCTTTGTTCAGTATAGCCGCAACAAGTACGCCGCCTGCTCTGCCGCTGGCCGGGCCTTCACTGTCAACTTCAACGCCAACAGGTCGACCATCACTCTCAAGTTCAAGCAAGAGCCCGGCGTGGTGGCCGAGGGGCTGACCGAGACCCAGGCTCAGGCGCTGGCCTCCAAGCGCTGCAACGTCTTTGTCCGCTACGACAACGACACGGCCATCCTGCAGGAAGGCGTCATGGCAAACGGCGCGTTCTTCGACGAAGTGCACGGCCTGGACTGGTTGCAGAACGCGATTCAGACCGAATGCTACAACCTCTTGTACCAGAGCAAGACGAAGATCCCGCAGACCGACGCCGGTGTGAACCAGATCGTGACCACAATTTCCAAGGTATTGGCCGAAGCCGTAAACAATGGCCTGGTGGCCCCGGGCACCTGGAACGCGGATGGCTTTGGCCAGCTGCAGCGCGGGGATTACTTGCCCTCCGGGTGGTACATCTACGCCCAGCCTATCGATGAGCAGCCTCAGTCCGAGCGTGAACAGCGCAAGGCCCCGCCCATTCAGGTTGCGGTCAAGCTGGCCGGTGCGGTGCACTTTGTCGACGTCCAGGTGGACGTGAACCGTTAA
- a CDS encoding Rho termination factor N-terminal domain-containing protein, translating to MKKISVSSTFSVRFASGEKMRVFTPGVHELSEEELGNWFVQGCIREGRAAVLPDDADETGLSEDKLRSMTVSSLKKMAAEMGIEVQGSPKKDALVAMILEADQAKESGQDPDGDKGKDPDAPAGNVDPDAEAKTEPEEN from the coding sequence ATGAAAAAGATCTCTGTTTCGTCCACGTTCTCGGTTCGCTTTGCCTCGGGGGAGAAGATGCGGGTGTTTACGCCCGGTGTGCATGAACTCTCTGAAGAAGAGCTCGGGAACTGGTTTGTCCAGGGATGCATTCGGGAGGGCCGCGCTGCGGTCCTCCCGGATGATGCCGATGAAACCGGGCTTTCGGAAGACAAGCTGCGTTCGATGACCGTTTCCAGCCTGAAGAAGATGGCTGCCGAAATGGGCATCGAGGTACAGGGCTCCCCGAAAAAAGACGCGCTGGTCGCCATGATCCTTGAAGCGGATCAGGCAAAAGAAAGCGGCCAGGATCCGGATGGCGACAAGGGTAAAGATCCCGACGCGCCCGCCGGTAACGTCGACCCTGATGCCGAAGCCAAGACCGAACCCGAGGAGAATTAA
- a CDS encoding DUF6889 family protein, producing the protein MRPVLEGMCRYESLKDGTVSLGDIALMNDALAVRHENERRYMASKKGQAQ; encoded by the coding sequence ATGAGGCCGGTGCTTGAAGGCATGTGTAGATACGAGAGTTTGAAGGACGGGACGGTGTCCCTGGGGGACATCGCCCTGATGAATGACGCCCTGGCCGTACGGCATGAGAACGAGCGCCGCTACATGGCCTCCAAAAAAGGACAAGCGCAATGA
- a CDS encoding phage neck terminator protein, whose protein sequence is MNTSATGGFLTVSPGLGRSSLEDILHDFIAGVAGLPGDLVRPRWQAAVPRVPAPGVGWCAFGIVGNRRIGLPVIKHAAVGDGQDEIVSTRELSVLASFYGPESMDLAETLRDGSHLEQNRAFLRPHGLALTRASDITEVPEVVRAQWLARSDLLMVLQYETRRTCPTLNIVQVSGRVYAPGISVPTGCDSCPRACWLDNTGE, encoded by the coding sequence GTGAACACGAGCGCAACCGGCGGTTTTCTCACGGTCAGCCCGGGGCTTGGCCGGTCCAGCCTTGAAGACATCCTGCATGACTTCATCGCCGGAGTGGCGGGCCTGCCCGGGGACCTGGTGAGGCCGAGGTGGCAAGCCGCGGTTCCTCGCGTTCCAGCGCCTGGGGTTGGCTGGTGTGCCTTCGGCATCGTCGGCAATAGGCGGATCGGCCTGCCCGTCATCAAGCACGCTGCAGTTGGTGACGGCCAAGATGAGATTGTCTCGACCAGGGAGCTTTCGGTTCTCGCGTCCTTCTACGGCCCCGAATCCATGGACCTGGCCGAGACCCTGCGGGACGGATCGCACCTGGAGCAGAACAGGGCTTTTTTGCGGCCCCACGGGCTGGCACTGACCAGGGCGAGCGACATCACAGAGGTTCCCGAGGTGGTTCGTGCCCAGTGGCTGGCTCGCTCCGATCTGCTCATGGTCCTGCAGTATGAGACCAGGCGGACATGCCCCACGCTCAACATCGTACAAGTTTCAGGGCGTGTTTACGCGCCGGGAATCAGCGTGCCTACGGGATGCGACTCCTGCCCCAGGGCCTGCTGGCTAGATAACACGGGCGAATAG
- a CDS encoding DUF4054 domain-containing protein has product MPTVQEFRESFPQFTVELFPDGRVLFALALAEKQLSAERWGDWWADGCCLHAAHHLTLERAAIKSQDGTGGMDAAAGPVVSVSKSVGGVSKSESRAGAAATGNIGAGHWNDTIYGKQYWQMAQLVGAGGMVV; this is encoded by the coding sequence GTGCCGACCGTACAGGAATTCAGAGAATCGTTTCCCCAGTTCACCGTGGAGCTGTTCCCGGATGGCCGCGTGCTGTTTGCCTTGGCCTTGGCTGAGAAGCAGCTTTCTGCGGAGCGCTGGGGGGATTGGTGGGCTGACGGGTGCTGTCTGCATGCGGCCCATCATCTGACCCTGGAGCGGGCGGCGATAAAGTCACAGGACGGGACCGGCGGCATGGACGCGGCCGCCGGCCCTGTTGTCTCGGTCAGCAAGTCCGTGGGCGGCGTGTCCAAGAGCGAGTCCCGGGCCGGGGCTGCGGCCACTGGCAACATCGGGGCGGGTCACTGGAACGATACCATCTACGGGAAGCAGTATTGGCAAATGGCGCAGCTCGTAGGCGCTGGGGGAATGGTCGTATGA